TCAAGAAACTGGGCGAGGTCTACAGCAGTCGTAGCGTAAGTATGGGGCGCCCTGGAATCGCATATGTCCTAACACTTCCCGATCAGCAGAACCACACGGCGCTCCTGGTAAACGGTCTGCTCCCGCTGTGGATAGTGCGCCTCTTTATGGACACGTACAAGCTATCGCACTCGGAGGCCGTGCAGCAGATCCGCGACCAAATGAAGTACAACACTTACTTGAAGGCCCTGAACGATGAGCCGCTGAGTTCCGACCTTGACTGAATTTATCCATATATAAAATGGGAACTTGTTTAAATTCATTTGTCTTTATTTAGTTTGATTGGAATCTTTTCTGTACTAAGCATATTACAttgtataaatacataattcatttgctttcgaaaaaagaaaacgcttGAGCAACCGAAATGCTGAGAGTGTGCCGGCTGTAATGGAGTGCTCTCTGGGCGACTGGCGGTGATGACAGCGTGGGCGAAGAACTACGAAATTACTTTACTTAGAATCTAGGGTGTAATGTTGATGGAGCGCCCGGCCACCCGGTGGCTATTTAAAACTCAGTCTGACCTTCACACTCTTATGTACAATCTACGTGGACAGTGGGTGAAGTAGTTTACAGCTCAtcgtgctgctgctcctcatcctcatcatcgcCGTTGGCGCCGTCCTGGCTGCCGGTGGCGGCCTCCTCGGCAtcatcctcctcatcctcatcgaACTCCACCTGCTCATCCTGGGAGACGCCCAGGGTTTGGCGCATCATCTGCTCAATACTGTCGGCGAACTGCGAAGTCTCCTGGAGCATGTATCCCGATCGCAGGGTGGCGGTGCGGAACATCATCACAGCCATGTCCTTGGCGGTGTCATCAGCCTCGTCGGCCTCCACGCGGCGCAACAGCTCGCGCATCAGCGGATGCCTGGGATTGATCTCCAGTGTCTTCTTCTGGTTGAGGTAGTAGGTGCGCTGAGGATCGTCGGACTTCTGGTGGGCGTTGGACATGGCCAGACGCTCCATGTTGCCGGTCCAGCCGAAGACGCCGGCCACCAGGGCGCATGGAGAGTTGCTCAGACGCTCAGAAACCTGGGCCTTGGAGATCTGATCCTTGAGTGCCACATCGTTCAGCCACTTGACCAGCGGCTCAAAAGTGCTCTTCAGCGACTCGAAGTTCTTCTTGCTCTTCTCGGACTCGTTCAGCTGGAAACCCTCCTTGGCCACGTTCTGGAACTTCTTGCCATCGAACTCGGGCAGGGCGGAGATGCAGTACTCATCGACGGCCTCCACCAGATAGAGCACCTCGTATCCCTTGCTCAGCAGACGCTCAACGAAGGGCGACTTCTCGACCTCAGCGCGGTTGGCACCAGCGATGTAGTAGATGTGCTCCTGCTTGCCCTTCATGCGCTCTTTGTACTCGGCCAGCGAGGTGACGCCCTTTCCATTGGAGGTCTGGAAGCGGAGCAGCTTAGCGAGACGCGATCGGTTGCTGGGATCCTCCATCACGCCCAATTTGATGCTGCAATGAGTAATTCAAGGCATGATTAGCAAGAGAAATCGAACAATTAAATATCatagtaaataaaatactaaatttactaaaatattttaacatatttaataaatatgcattagTATAAACTTTACACGTCACCATGGgcaatattataatttaacgTGGATTTCCTTATCTTATCTGCGCGAAATTCTTTAAAGCAACAAgctgaataaaataaaaggctGGCACAAAAAAGAATACACGTCACACTATGGTCAATATTAAAATGGATTCTGCGGAACTTCTTATCAGCATGATCCATAAATAATTCCCCGGTTTAGCATGAAATATGGTTTCTTAATTTCTAGCAAGCAACACTTACTTGGTGGAGAACTCCTTCCAGAACTTCTCGTACGCCTCCTTGTCGATCTTCTTCAGCATATCGAGAACCTTGCGGACCAGCTTCTTCTTGATCACCTTTATGAGCTTGTGTTGCTGCAGAGTTTCGCGGGAAACGTTCAGTGGCAGATCATCGGAGTCGACGACACCGCGGATGAAGCTCAGGTAGTTGGGCATCATGTCGTTGAACTCATCGGTGATGAATACGCGGCGCACATACAGCTTGATGTTGTCGGACTTGGTTCCGTAGCGGTTGAAGGACTCTGATGGCTGCACCTTGGGCACGTAGAGCAAACTCTTGAAGGTCACCTCACCCTCGGCAATGAAGTGCGTCTGGGTCAGCGGCTCGCTGGAATCCTTGGTCAGACTCTTGTAGAAGCTAGTGTACTCATCCTCGTTCACTTCGGCAGGCTTGCGCGTCCAGATGGGCTTGCTGTCGTTGATCAGGGTCCAGTCCCAGGTGGTCTTCGATACTTTCTTGGTCTTGGGCTTCTCATCCTCGGCCTCCTCAACCTTGGCGTCCTCATCCTCCACGTCATCCTCGCTCTTCTCGGGcttggcctcctcctccacagGCACCTCCTCCTCGACGGTCTTGCTGGACCACATGCGGATGGGGAAGTTGATGAACTGAGAGTACTTGCGGATGAGCTCGCGAACGGTATCCTCCTCGAGGAAGTCCTGGGCTTCTTCCTTCAGGTACAGCGAGATCACAGATCCTCGCTTTAGAGTATCGCCACGGGGATCCTCGATGATGCTGAAGCTGTTGGCGTCCGACTCCCAGATGTACTGCTTGTCGTCGTTGTGCTTGGTGGTCACCACCACACGATCAGCGACCAGGAATGCGGAGTAGAAACCCACACCGAACTGTCCAATCATGTCGTTCATATCGAGTCCCTCCGACTTGCTGGGATCCTGCATCTTGGCCAGGAAATCGGCAGTGCCAGACTTGGCGATTGTGCCCAGGTTATTGATCAGATCCTGGTGGGTCATACCGATGCCAGAGTCCATGATGTGCAGCGCCTTATTCTCCTTATCGGCCTTGATGCGGATATGCAGTTCCGGATTGCTGTCCAGCTCCTTGCTGTTGGACAAAGCCAGGAGACGGATCTTGTCGATGGCATCGGAAGCGTTGGAAATCAATTCACGCAGGAAGATCTCCTTGTTGCGGTACAGCGAGTTGATGATCAGCTTCATCATGCGGTTCACCTCCGTTTGGAAAGTGAACTTCTCGGCCTGCATACGACAAAAGACAAAGAAAAAGGGAAAGGAACTCCCGTTCATACGTGTACCTAGTGATTGACCTGGCATGAACCCACCTTCTCGCGAATCTCCTTCAGTTGCGCCACGTTCAGGCCGTCCAGTTGGATGGCCTCCTCTTCACGCTTCAGAGTCTCGGCATCTGCGGGATTGGGAATGGAAAAAGGGGGCGGTTATCGCAACGCTGACGTGTACCAAACAAAACTCGCCCAACTCGTCGGCGGGGGGGCGTGTCTACGTACCGGTGCGGGAGCCCTCCTTGAAGGAGCCCAGATCCAGGTCAATGGTCTCCGTTGCGGCCTCTTCCTCAGCGGCGGCGATCTGATTGACGCCTAGCGAAAGCGAATCAGACGCCAATTAATTAGGTTAAAACACCGGTTCATGGCGGCGTGGCAAATGCCGACACTTACCTGCTAAAAACAGCAGGCCCAACAGCAAAAAGTACTTCATGATTGGTGGTAGCTTGATTTACGGAGGACGAGCTATCAGTTGGTCCGGCGAAAGGCCACGTCACGAATAACAGATGCAATAAATTAATCCGCACTTGCGACGCctgctttgatttttttttactgaaGCCGACGCACGGCTGGAACGCCTTTAAATGCCTCGCAGAGTGACCGTTTTGCGGCGCTGGAACATTCTAAGCGGTTTGAAAAGAAATACCAAAAACTGCCCTGGAAGTTGGATATATTTACAACATAGAGCACAAAAATAGTttctatataaaaaaaatttacaaatttgaACGTTTTcagctttaaattattatacattCGTACAATCTATTCTGGACTTTGTTTACAAAAGGATGTAGTTTCAAAACTTtactgttttttatatttttagttcaCATtctttaatatgtatatagctTACCACGGGCACTCATCAGTCGGAAAATATGTGATATTTATTTCGAGCGCATAAGTATATTCTAATCTTGTTAAACCCCAACCATGaacttaataaatgttttattatcTTCGTACATTTAGCATTTGTAAGCTACCAAAATAGATAATTGAGAATTTCTAGATCTAGCAATGGTATGATGATATAAGCATTTAGGGAGCTTTACCAACTTAGGTATGAATTGTTAACAAAGATCAAGGAATACGTTTCGTTCCACATGATAtgattaaaacaaataattctGTACAGTTCAgttaattttataatgttaagttaaatattttaatgttggTACGTTTCTAGTATGTTTAATACTCCGCAAAATTAAAGTTCTGCACCCACATGTGGGTGGCATATCTGGACGTGGCCTGGTATTTTTAACCGAGCCCTTTGGTATTTCGCGACGTACCCGCTGCGGTCACTCTGGGCACGAGGCTTGTTTATTGGGCGAAATTTAATGATTGCCTGTAATCATTCAACATTTGCGTGAGTTGCCAAACACCGACCCATCCAAAATTCCGTTTCGGCCACAATCCGCATACAACCGACTCGTATATATCCAGAAAACAACCGATCCGCAGTCGTCActccatcagcagcagctcatCCGCGGGCAACTAAACCAGAAATCGCTTCTTCGCTCCGAAATCGCGTGAATCTCGTTGAATCGTGGAATCGGAGAATCGTCTCTATGTCGTCTGTATGCTAGTCGTGCAGCAGCAGTACTTGCAGGGCAGCAGCCGCAGTGTCAATTAGCAGTTTCGCATAACACCACCTCACGCGTACACTCTGCACCatcaccaccgccaccgccagcACCACCCCCCCGAAAACCACCCGCCCGTGTGTCCGTGTATCGTCGTGATATCCGTGTTATACAACAAAATTGCACCGTGCCCAACATACGCCGGCCAAAAGTTGCCCGCAAACCAACGCCGATCTTCGCCAGGCGGAGCAACCCGGTCCCAGCGGAGAAAGCGGTTCTGCATCTGCAACGgcaactgcatctgcaactTGGCAGAACTGGTCCGGATTTGCAGGTTGTCGTAAGAGGAGCAGCGACTGCAAGGGCACAACCACAACATTAGCGCACAGTCGATAGTCatagcagcagcaccagccCCCACAACTTGAAACAGTTCGGATTGGCAACGGATCGGATCCATCATGAACATCGACGACTACGAATCGCTGCCCACCACCAGTGTGGGTGTCAATATGACGGCGGGCGCAATTGCGGGCGTGCTGGAGCATGTGGTCATGTATCCACTGGACTCTGTCAAGGTGAGACTGCATTGCCGCCTGGTAATCGGAGGAGCAGCATGAACATAACCCGACCTAACCTCACTATCAATCGGAATTTTGTGTGTGCCGCCGCTGCTTCGGCATAATCGTGATGTAATTCCCCACGTCTCGAGTGCAACCAAGAGTTGCGTTCCTCATTAAGAGCTCTGGGTGGTATAGCCAGATACCCACATAGCCACTCTGTGCGCTTATCAAAGCACGTTCCATTGGTTTATGCTTCCGCGATAAGATTAGTCCCAGTGTTTTTCATTTCATCGCTAAATGGACTAGCAGCTCCCATTGGCGAAGCGTTCTGAGCGTTCTCCTAAAAATTCGGTAGGGCCAAGTACACAGGTTCGCCACTTAAACATATGCAAATGTACTTGCCTACCTTCCTACCTCGTAATGACGTTCGccgcaaatatatatatgcttaTATATGCTTATATagtgttatatatatatgtacaccaCGCATTCAATACCTATTATTGACCGATTCTTGTTTCGTTGTATTTCACTCAGCTGGCTGGTGGCTCGAgcatttattgatttttgtggCCACATGTGTCAATCGCGCAAGTGACAGCCGGCAGGCAGTTGGTTGCCAGTTTAAAGCCTGGCCGGGATTCCCGGCGTCATCATTATAATCTAGAGTCTGGACACAGTCCGTTTGACGAGCTAATTTCGTGAAGTTCTGAAAGCCAGAGCGGAAACCCTAATTGGACACCAATTGAAGCTGCTTATAGGCAAAAATTACCTTTCACTGGGTTCTCTTATCACGCCACCCACCATCGGGATGAATGAAACATGTTGACTCCGCCATCTCTTCGAACTCAGTTCTATCGAGCATTTATGTAATGGAAACTTCTATCAGGTCGTTGTAGCACCGTTTAATTAGGTTTCCCCGCACTCGAGAGGCTACTTTTCACCTTGGATTGCTTTGTTGACTTGTTATTGATAGCAGCAGCCAGCCGGCAGATAGATAAATGCAGTTAGGCTGTATTCCAGGGAATCTTATCTGCATCGCAAAGCCAGCGCCTCCGTAATTTACAATATGGATGCTGCTTCTCTCCGTTCCCAGATACAATTCCGACTTGAGTGCGCGGCAGGCACgcctttaaataaatacaattaagTATATACAGATACAATGTACATGTGCAATCGTTAAATACGTAGGCAACTGCAAGTCTGTAGGCCCGgagtgactgactgactgactgactggcttGTAAATCAGCGAAAGTTTTGCCGGCTAGCGCacaattatatatttgtatattccATTGATATCGGTTATTAGTCCCTGCTATTGTGTACAGATTATAGTTCTTATCTATTGCCAATTAACAAGCACACACAAGTTTAATAGCCTAAACAAAATTCGTAATAGAGAAACtgtttctttaatttgatCTATGCATATTATTGAACAATTATTATTGCTGCCGCATTGCACAATTCGATTCTAgtcaactgcaactgctgcgCCAGATTGAAATAGTTTTGGGAATCACCCCATCAATTCTGAATCACAAATCATGATGAGAGCACGTTCTGAGGTCTTGACAATGTCAGCAAGTGAAATGAATATTGGATACCCCCGACAATTCAGTTGGGTTCCGTATTGTATGTCATGAGTAACCATGACTTGCAGAAGAATAGCCACAAACGAGTCTATTCGCCTAACTTCCCTTGACTTAATCTGAGTTTTTAATGTATTATCAGAGAAAAAGTTAGTAACCCTGACGCACCACTTTAACCACTTTAATCTAGTACAAAcaataagtaaattaaataacaagtACTGCACCAGTCCATTGTGAAATGCacattgtaaatatatatataaacaattattttaaacgttttattatTGCCCACTTATAGACGCGAATGCAAAGTCTTTCACCGCCCACACAAAACATGAACATTGTGTCCACCCTTCGGAACATGATCACGCGTGAGGGCTTGCTGAGGTGAGTGGTACCAAAAGTATATCATATCGAGTGATCACTGTAACCTCCGACTTGCAGACCCATTCGGGGAGCCAGTGCTGTGGTTCTGGGTGCTGGACCAGCGCACTCGCTGTACTTCGCCGCCTACGAGATGACCAAGGAGCTCACGGCCAAGTTCACATCAGTAAGAAACCTCAACTATGGTAAGGCTTTGATATTATCCCACGCCGAAGGGGTCTAATCAACCTCAACCATTACAGTGATTTCGGGAGTGGTGGCCACCCTCATACACGACGCCATCTCTAGTCCCACGGATGTGATCAAGCAGCGGATGCAGATGTACAACTCACCCTACACATCGGTGGTATCCTGCGTGCGGGATATCTATAAGAAGGAGGGCTTCAAGGCCTTCTACAGGGCATACGGCACGCAGCTGGTCATGAATCTACCATATCAGACAATACATTTTACCACATACGAGTTTTTCCAGAACAAAGTAAGTAAAGCAACGAACTTATCTTTGCAATAACTGATGATATTCGTGTGCCTTGCAGTTGAACCTGGAACGCAAATACAATCCACCAGTGCACATGGCAGCGGGTGCAGCAGCCGGTGCCTGTGCGGCGGCTGTAACCACGCCCCTGGACGTGATCAAGACGCTACTGAATACTCAGGAGACTGGACTGACGCGCGGCATGATCGAGGCCAGTCGAAAGGTGAATATGGTGCTATTAGAACTTAAGCAACTACTTCTACACTTCCAAATGTTTCGACAATTGCCTTAAATCGTATTTCACGATTTTTAATTGCCTGAGAAGGTTATAGGTCACGCTAGCTTCATGCCGTCTTAAATGAAACTTTATATACAATGAACTTTAACCGCTTACAGATCTACTACATGGCCGGTCCATTGGGCTTCTTCAGGGGCATGACCGCCCGCGTTCTGTACTCCATGCCCGCCACGGCCATCTGCTGGTCGACGTACGAGTTCTTCAAGTTCTACCTGTGCGGCTTGGACGCTGATCAGTACAAATCGTCAATTACGGGCAGTTCGGAGCCCCGCAAAGCGGACTACGTCCTGCCCAGGACTACGGATGAGGAGCAGATCGATCAGGATCGCGAGTCGGCGAAGGAGAAGGACACCGCAGCGACCCTGCACTCCACTCCGACCTCGGTAAATGCCTCCGGTGCCATTAAGACGGTGTGCGAGCTGTCGACGCGACCCGCCGGGCCAACAATCAACCTGCACACGCGGCACACGGACGTGAAGAGTCCCTACGAAAGGGGCTTCAGCACGTAGGCGCcgccagtgggcgtggccgcgAGCGGGGCCCGCGTTCGAAACgtttgcagcagcagcgacagctAAACCTAAGCGTAGCTATTAGTTGGCGGTAGGGAATAGGGAAGCTGGGATGGAACTGGGGGCCTCTTGGGCAGGTGGGCGACACGGTGTTCGAAACGCCTGCCGTTCCGCCAACCACCGCCTGGCCACTGCCCCACTTCCAGTGCACCCGAACCCAGCTGCTTGTATGAATACTCTGCGAGGAGTCGGTGAGAGAGTTTTATCACTCCATAGTCGGAGGTTAAATCGTAGTTGTTGTTCTGCACAAAACTCTCGCTCTCACACACAACACGCAAAACtccacacacaacaaacacacacacacacaccttaCACCTCCCTTACACACAACAAATACAATGACAGTTTTAGGCAAAAAGCGAAATTCTTGTTAAAAGTATATGCTATTGATAATATTGTATCTATGTTATTTCAAAATGAGAGAACCTTCTTGTAAAATACTATTACCTATGTATTACAAACTTTGATTTactacatttatatatatttttttaaacaattttcaaatgatatatgcatatatttatgttgATCGTTGTAAACTAATCAAGagcaaaaaatgtaaagcaCACACGCGCGCGCGAGAGAAGCAAATTCAATAATTTGTAATCAAATTACACCCCAAAATCTTCAAACTGAGATGTTACAAAATATAACGAACAGCAGATACAGCTCCCAGAGAACTACGTCTCCCTCAGATTGCCCAATCTATACACCCGGTACTAATTAGCCAGCCCCATGTAGAGCAGTAGCCTAGCTATGTCTATTGTCCTTGCTCCAGGCACTCGACTGCAATTGCTTATTGCTGCACGATCTTTCCCATCCTCTGCAGTGTTTTAATCCATCATCACACATCATCCTCGTCTCAGTGCTAGAGTTCTCCATACTTGAGTAGCAAACGCAGTCTAGTGCCGGAGATCAGAATATACAATAATACATCATATTATTACGTTCactgttatttttgtttatatatatgcataatatatatatatatggatatgcTACACCGGCGATTATTTAACTGTAAGGTGTAGCGctaaaattacaattttattgttaaagaattcaaaagaaaacacaagCGAAAGCAAAACCATTGGCAAGCGAAAAAGGCCCATTAAACGGATGAAAGAAGAGATCACTTGTTTTATGTCAAATGCATTAACAACAATTGcctttttattgtttccgATAACAGGTTATTCGTTAGCTGTTTAGCTAAAGGATGGAGTCCAGGCCCCGGCGACGAGAGCGCTGCGACAGGATTGGACGGGGCTTGTAGAGATCATCGTTGGTGtaccgctgctgctggcagaGCTTCTTGCTGAGTCGCCTGGCGGACAGGGCGTCTGCTGAATAAACAAGCACTTTAGTCACACGCATTCAAGGGATTCGCTCGAAGCATCAACATAAAGCGGTCAAAGAGGCATAAAACTCGCGGGAACCGCTTACCCAGCTCAATTGCGATTTGGTTAGGACTAGTGGTGGCTTCATACAGCTATATTAGTTTACATATAATGTGGATGCATGTGGAGGAGAAAATAGAGGCGATAGAGAATAACAATGAGGATGAGCATGAGATATGTAGAAGATCAGAGTCGCAGGGTGGATCGATTTGTGctgtttacaaattttattCGCCAATTATAACTTGCTGATCAAAACGTAAAGATATAGGACAATCTTAAAACATCGATCCACCCTTTTGTGTGGGTTAGCAAAAGAGAGATTCGAGGAACACACATGTTCTTATACACACTAGATTGCTACACCAAATGAAACTTAGCAATGATACAGTACGCACCATGCTCCTGCTTCTCCAAAGCCTCGTTCTCCTTCGAGTTTATGCTGGCGTCAGATGGCGTTGGCGATGACTTGGGCTCATCCCGTCGCAGTCTCTTTGCCGGACTGCCGGAGGTGCTGCTGCTCGGACTTCTAAGCTGCGGCGGTGTCGACTCTCGCACCGCTCGTTGCTGCTCCTGCAAGCTGCTCCGTCTTCGCTTGGATATGCTCCGTCGCAGGGATCGTATGTCCACTGCCTCTTCCTGCGTGCCATCCGCACTTAACCTGTTTAGCAAATTCTTTTGATCCTCTATCAGttgattgatgagctgcagaCGGGTCTTAAACTCGTCTGTGTTTTCTTCGAAGTGGGTCACAAAGTCGGCGGGCAGTTCGTCGCTTTGCTCATTCGAGATTGGGACTGGTGTGGCGGGTTTGTCAGCTTCTTTCGGTAGATCCTCCACTTGGTCGATTTCGGCAGGTTCTTCGGGGGACTTTTCAGGCGGATTTTCCGGTAGGCTTTCCTGGGCAGGCATATTCTCTTCTACATTGGTCTCCGCTTTTTCGCTTTCTCCGCTTTCCGCGGCTGGGAAATCAGGAACGGAGTCAGCAGAGGCTAGAGGTTCTACACTGGGTACTTCATCTTGCGAAGCGCATACGTCTTGGGTTGCCTCCAATTCTGTTTTTTCCGGCTGACTCTCCGCCTCTTTTCTGTCAGTATCTTCGGGTTCAGGCTTACTGCTCACCGCTGCTGTATGAGACTGGGATCCCGCAGTCAGTTCAACAAAACTGCTCGACGATTGCTGCAGGATGTCGCTTACGATGACAACACCACTGGCACAGCTTTCCGCATTGTCGCAAGCACCATTGCTGCTACCATTGGAGTTTCCATTCGTGCCGTTACCATTCTCCACAGGCGCATCTGATTTAACTGGAGCTGCTGAAGCCTCTGGCTGGGTGTTCTTGGCAGGACCACCGGAACTGGGAGGCTTTCCCTCATCGTTTGAGTCGGAGCCACGTCGCTGTTTATACTTAGCTTTGCTTTCGCCGTGATCATCGTGGATCGCTTTATTCTCCGCACTGCCCGAAGAGTTCGATTTGTGGCGATCACGGTCGCGGCCCCGATCTTGATCTTTTCTCCTCGAAGACGACGAGGAACTGCTACTGCTGTGGTGACTGCGACTTTGACTCTCCTTTTCCCGTTCCTTGTCCTTATCtctatctttatctttatctCGATCCGATCGTGATGAGGATGAACTGGacttgtgttttttgtgtgaGGAGGATTCGTGGCGAGATGAAGAACTGGTTCCCGAGCGCTTGGATGAGGATGACTCTCGATTACTCCGGCTTGACGAGCTTGAGGAGCTCTTATCGTTTTTGGAGCTACTACTCTTATGTTTCGAACTCGAGGAGTTCGATGAGGAGTGCTTAGAGCTGGAACTCGAGGAATGTTTGCTGTGGGACTTGTCGCGACTACGATCACGGTCACGATCGCGGTCCCGATCTCTGCTCCTGCGCCGGTGTTTATCATCTGAGTGGCTGTGGTGTCGTCGATCCTTTTCCTTGTCCTTGGACTTAGAATGGCTTTTGGATTGCGATGATGCGGATGCTGGCAAGGCTGTGGACTCACTCGATTTGGAAACTGCCTCTTTCGGCGCTTCCAATCCAAGCTCTGGGGGTTTATCCTCCTTGACTTCCGTTATTGATGGTTGGTCATCTTCTTTTTTGACATTCGCGTTTGCATTGTGTTGTTTATCCCGAGTTTCAGTCTCATTGGGTGTCGCAGCCAGCTCTGGGAAGGATCCATTACTTCCTTCTGCCCTTTGTGGCGTTAAAGGTGGATCTCCTTTTGGTGGGGCTGGCGGAGGAGGAAGCTCGACTTTCGGTGgtgctggaggaggaggtggttCAACTTCagctggtgctggtggagGAGGTGGTTCAACTGTAGGTGGTGCTGGCGGTGGAGGTGGCTCAACTGCAGGTGGTGCTGGTGGGGGAGGTGGATCGAAATGAGGTGACGCTGGTGGTAGGGGCACTGGAGGCGGCTCCACTGTTGGTGGTGCCGGCGGAGGAGGCTCTACTTTCGGCGGCGCTGCTGGCGGAGGGGGCGgcgcagtttttggcggggCTGGAACTGGTACAGACTCCGGTACTGTAGACTCAATACTGGCATTGTTGGCGTCGTCTATGTTCGCCTTCACCTCGGACATAATCTCATCCTCGATGGAAAGAATTTGGGGGCCAGTGCTAGCTGTCTCCGACATAGAGTTCTTTCGCTCAGTACCTGCAGGTGATATAAATCGTAGAAGATAAATTCCGCTTTGTGGCGCCTGGTAAACTCACCTTCGAATGTAATGG
This genomic stretch from Drosophila yakuba strain Tai18E2 chromosome 3R, Prin_Dyak_Tai18E2_2.1, whole genome shotgun sequence harbors:
- the LOC6538204 gene encoding histone-lysine N-methyltransferase SETD1B isoform X2 produces the protein MYIHVNACKDKLDVYPGFPRHSRVSRQATAQESQGQRTMDDFIKTLIAEVKSQGVFDEFRFNCCLADVDTKPAYQNVRNRVETAVNDFLAKQQWTPETNKVQLRERLRKHLLDSDVLDKGVDQIVDQVVNPKVATIFEPKIESIVYKYLGITPPPPPPARPAMLPAPPLPPFAGHLNGSSLLNVETTASLLPTDLEQISPDSDRATVKSDLRDDELPPGVDDEDTSPSYELVSDRKALAIKEEINNVSLNNSDSVNGVSQASQLSQVSSDSRLTIASSTESLTAHNSGEPENICEEAQMPKFNENSWDASAATGKSKGRQLHFDIKQDAITFEGTERKNSMSETASTGPQILSIEDEIMSEVKANIDDANNASIESTVPESVPVPAPPKTAPPPPPAAPPKVEPPPPAPPTVEPPPVPLPPASPHFDPPPPPAPPAVEPPPPPAPPTVEPPPPPAPAEVEPPPPPAPPKVELPPPPAPPKGDPPLTPQRAEGSNGSFPELAATPNETETRDKQHNANANVKKEDDQPSITEVKEDKPPELGLEAPKEAVSKSSESTALPASASSQSKSHSKSKDKEKDRRHHSHSDDKHRRRSRDRDRDRDRDRSRDKSHSKHSSSSSSKHSSSNSSSSKHKSSSSKNDKSSSSSSSRSNRESSSSKRSGTSSSSRHESSSHKKHKSSSSSSRSDRDKDKDRDKDKEREKESQSRSHHSSSSSSSSSRRKDQDRGRDRDRHKSNSSGSAENKAIHDDHGESKAKYKQRRGSDSNDEGKPPSSGGPAKNTQPEASAAPVKSDAPVENGNGTNGNSNGSSNGACDNAESCASGVVIVSDILQQSSSSFVELTAGSQSHTAAVSSKPEPEDTDRKEAESQPEKTELEATQDVCASQDEVPSVEPLASADSVPDFPAAESGESEKAETNVEENMPAQESLPENPPEKSPEEPAEIDQVEDLPKEADKPATPVPISNEQSDELPADFVTHFEENTDEFKTRLQLINQLIEDQKNLLNRLSADGTQEEAVDIRSLRRSISKRRRSSLQEQQRAVRESTPPQLRSPSSSTSGSPAKRLRRDEPKSSPTPSDASINSKENEALEKQEHDALSARRLSKKLCQQQRYTNDDLYKPRPILSQRSRRRGLDSIL
- the LOC6538204 gene encoding histone-lysine N-methyltransferase SETD1B isoform X1, whose amino-acid sequence is MYIHVNACKDKLDVYPGFPRHSRVSRQATAQESQGQRTMDDFIKTLIAEVKSQGVFDEFRFNCCLADVDTKPAYQNVRNRVETAVNDFLAKQQWTPETNKVQLRERLRKHLLDSDVLDKGVDQIVDQVVNPKVATIFEPKIESIVYKYLGITPPPPPPARPAMLPAPPLPPFAGHLNGSSLLNVETTASLLPTDLEQISPDSDRATVKSDLRDDELPPGVDDEDTSPSYELVSDRKALAIKEEINNVSLNNSDSVNGVSQASQLSQVSSDSRLTIASSTESLTAHNSGEPENICEEAQMPKFNENSWDASAATGKSKGRQLHFDIKQDAITFEGTERKNSMSETASTGPQILSIEDEIMSEVKANIDDANNASIESTVPESVPVPAPPKTAPPPPPAAPPKVEPPPPAPPTVEPPPVPLPPASPHFDPPPPPAPPAVEPPPPPAPPTVEPPPPPAPAEVEPPPPPAPPKVELPPPPAPPKGDPPLTPQRAEGSNGSFPELAATPNETETRDKQHNANANVKKEDDQPSITEVKEDKPPELGLEAPKEAVSKSSESTALPASASSQSKSHSKSKDKEKDRRHHSHSDDKHRRRSRDRDRDRDRDRSRDKSHSKHSSSSSSKHSSSNSSSSKHKSSSSKNDKSSSSSSSRSNRESSSSKRSGTSSSSRHESSSHKKHKSSSSSSRSDRDKDKDRDKDKEREKESQSRSHHSSSSSSSSSRRKDQDRGRDRDRHKSNSSGSAENKAIHDDHGESKAKYKQRRGSDSNDEGKPPSSGGPAKNTQPEASAAPVKSDAPVENGNGTNGNSNGSSNGACDNAESCASGVVIVSDILQQSSSSFVELTAGSQSHTAAVSSKPEPEDTDRKEAESQPEKTELEATQDVCASQDEVPSVEPLASADSVPDFPAAESGESEKAETNVEENMPAQESLPENPPEKSPEEPAEIDQVEDLPKEADKPATPVPISNEQSDELPADFVTHFEENTDEFKTRLQLINQLIEDQKNLLNRLSADGTQEEAVDIRSLRRSISKRRRSSLQEQQRAVRESTPPQLRSPSSSTSGSPAKRLRRDEPKSSPTPSDASINSKENEALEKQEHADALSARRLSKKLCQQQRYTNDDLYKPRPILSQRSRRRGLDSIL